The Parus major isolate Abel chromosome 4, Parus_major1.1, whole genome shotgun sequence genome has a window encoding:
- the METAP1 gene encoding methionine aminopeptidase 1: protein MAAAVETRRVCETAGCSSEAKLQCPTCLKLGIQGSYFCSQECFKGSWATHKLLHKKAKDEKAKREVSSWSLEGDVNTNPWSGYRYTGKLRPHYPLTPTRPVPSYIQRPDYADHPLGMSESEQALKGTSQIKILSSEDIEGMRVVCRLAREVLDVAAMMVKPGVTTEEIDHAVHLACIARNCYPSPLNYYNFPKSCCTSVNEVICHGIPDRRPLQEGDIVNVDITVYRNGYHGDLNETFYVGEVDEGARRLVQTTYECLMQAIDAVKPGVRYRELGNIIQKHAQANGFSVVRSYCGHGIHKLFHTAPNVPHYAKNKAVGVMKPGHVFTIEPMICEGGWQDETWPDGWTAVTRDGKRSAQFEHTLLVTDTGCEILTRRLDSIRPHFMTQ, encoded by the exons ATGGCGGCGGCGGTGGAGACCCGCCGAGTCTGCGAGACCGCCGGCTGCAGCAGCGAGGCCAAGCTGCAGTGCCCCACCTGCCTCAAGCTGGGCATCCAGGGCTCCTACTTCTGCTCCCAG GAATGCTTTAAGGGAAGCTGGGCCACTCACAAGTTGTTACACAAGAAAGCAA aagatgaaaaagctAAGCGTGAAGTTTCCTCCTGGAGCCTGGAAGGCGATGTTAACACAAATCCCTGGTCTGGTTATCGATACACGGGGAAACTCAGGCCACACTATCCTTTG ACACCAACAAGACCTGTGCCAAGTTATATTCAGAGGCCAGATTATGCTGATCACCCACTAG gaatGTCTGAATCAGAACAAGCTTTAAAAGGAACCtctcaaataaaaatactgtcatCTGAGGATATAGAAGGGATGCGAGTAGTGTGTAGG CTTGCTAGAGAAGTTTTGGATGTTGCTGCCATGATGGTGAAACCAGGAGTAACTACTGAAGAAATTGATCATGCTGTCCATTTA GCTTGTATTGCAAGGAATTGTTATCCTTCCCCtttgaattattataatttccCCAAGTCATGTTGTACATCAGTGAATGAAGTGATCTGTCATGGAATTCCTGACAGGAGGCCGTTGCAGGAGGGAGATATTGTTAATG TGGATATCACCGTCTATCGCAATGGCTACCACGGAGATCTGAACGAGACATTTTATGTTGGGGAGGTGGACGAGGGTGCCAGGAGGCTTGTCCAAACAACTTATGAGTGCCTAATGCAAGCCATCGATGCAG TAAAACCTGGTGTTCGGTACAGAGAACTGGGGAACATAATTCAGAAACATGCTCAAGCAAATGGATTTTCAGTGGTTCGGAGCTACTGTGGGCATGGAATCCATAAACTTTTCCATACAGCTCCTAACGTGCCCCATTATGCCA AAAACAAGGCAGTTGGAGTCATGAAGCCAGGTCATGTATTTACAATTGAACCAATGATCTGTGAAG gtggCTGGCAGGACGAGACCTGGCCCGACGGTTGGACTGCGGTGACGAGGGACGGGAAGCGCTCGGCACAGTTTGAACACACACTGCTGGTGACAGACACGGGCTGCGAGATCCTGACCCGGCGCCTGGACAGCATTCGCCCCCACTTCATGACCCAGTGA